The sequence below is a genomic window from Ipomoea triloba cultivar NCNSP0323 chromosome 10, ASM357664v1.
GCCCATTAcctaaaagattaaaaaaaacatttaaatttctttagtttaggtttattacatttatcaatggTTGATTAAATATGGCTTGGGTTGGGCCGTACCAAACAGTAAAAATCTTTGGTTCGGCCAACaacccaaaaaattaaaataataagtttttttttttgtcttcaatGGGTCTGGAACACACCCAAAAAGTTCGACTCTTACTGAAGGAGAAGGCATGACTCAAAAATCTTTAATATAGAAATATTTGATTGAAGAAATTAGTAGTTTTTTTCAACTATTGTTTATAAGATCTTATAAGTCTATTTTTAATCAATAAGAAATTTGCCAATTTGCCAAAGTCAAATTAGAATTCGTTTGAGAAAAGTTTTCACCCCAGCACTCTCTCTCCACTTCAAATGCACTGTCAATGTACAAGAGCAAATTAGCTACAATACAACCAATTAAGCTTAAAATTGGTTGGACTTTCACTCTAAACTTAAACTCTATGAACCAACCTATGGCTGGTATATTATGCTAAGTTTTTATTAAATTCACCAATTTTTTGAGAATGAAACTTTATTGTGAATAAGAGTATTCCCCCTTTTTTTGTTTGTACTGtaatatttaagaaaatgtAGAGTCAAATTATCTTATATTCCTGAATTATATTGTATGTTATGTTGAAAATATTGTGCTCCAGAAATCAgttttagaaaacattttcctttgtTTGGGGGACCCTAATTTCATGAGGTAGATGAAGTTGGAAACTCAGCACCTTAATTCGTGAGAGATTTTCATTGCAGGCACATCGATAGGTAAAAGGTATGCAAGAACTGATGAGCTCGGTGTTCCATTTGCCATTACTGTGGATTCAACGACCTCTGTAACTGTGCGGGAGAGGGACAGCAAACAGCAAATTCGTGTTAATGTGGACGAAGTGGCATCTGTTATTAAGGAGGTGACTGAAGGTCATAGCACCTGGGCTGATGTGATGTGGAAGTATCCAACTCACTCATCTTGATCACACACCTCTAGTCCTCTACTCCTGGTCTATACAGCTCTTTTCCCTTTTACATCCAAACATGTTTTCCAGACTTCCATTTACAATCCTTACATGTGCAATATACTAACATGCCATTGTTCTCACTTCCTGAATTTCTGTTTTGTACCAGTTACAGATGCTCTTTTTGTTCCttgaaaaatttgtaatttagaaTTTCAAGTCAGAACTACACTATCTGGTGCTTGGAGATATTGTTGTTTTCCgtatagcttttttttttttgtaaggtTGGAAAAATAGAGTCTATAGTTGAGCAAGATGGGTGAATACACACTAACACTACTATTTCATTGCAAAACAAGAGTGGAAACGAAAGAGTACTGCTGCattgatcatcatcatcatcaagtagAAAAGATACAACAACATATACTAAAATCCAGCTGGTGCAAAAGCTACGAGACAGAATCAAAATTAGAAGAGCGGGAGGTGGGAGCAAGCAGTGGCGGGAATGGAAACGGAAACGGAGGAGGAGGTAGGTGCCGAAGCCTTGCTGCGTTCGGCGTGGCAAAGCTGGCGGAGCTTGGTGGGGACGTACCAGATGGAGAGGCGAGGGTGAGCGTTGAAGATGGCATCAATATCCCAAGCTTGAAGGGCAGCAATGGCGACGAGGGGCTTGTAACAGGCCTGCCTCCACGCCCCGACGTTCTCCCCCCTCTCCTTGAAAGCTCTCCTCAATGCATTGGATGCCTCCTCGTCAAGGCAATGCAGTGCGTAGCAGTGGACGTAGTGCCTCATTTTAGGCTTGTTGATGTAGCTCGCCCCTGCCTTCTTCGCATATCTAAACACCTGATTCGTTACCTGAATTTCAATTAACAAACAACACATTCAactaattttatttgaattccCATATCCAAAACatacaaacatatatttgagCCTCCCTAAAGAATAAAATAtgttatctttttatttttattgcacTGAAGTCTGAAACAAAAAGGAAGGAGTGATtgagaaagggagagagagagagggaagagCAAAATCCCAAGGGTACATTGCTGCAATGCTGCGATACTACACTACAGCCAACAAATCCGTACATTAGCTGTCAACTTCTATTCTGGACAGCTAATTTCTACTGTGACCCTATTAACGAGGCCTGCTCACCCCAACCATGCTTCTATTCATCTATTCTGTGTTTCTCACAAAGCTGACTGCTGTGAATCATACTACAATTTATATGCCCcgtaaaaatatcaaataaaccaataataataaggctatattaaaaaaataaaaatatcacctGAACTCTCATTCTAtattctaaatttttatttttgaaaaaaaaataacttatcgGTGTCCATAGTTGCCCACAACATAATGAAGTGAAATTGAGACTACATATACTAGTAGAAGtgattaaaaaagtaaaaaactaaccttggtagggcatttTTCACCCCTTTCTTTCGCAATGTTCTGGACTTGTATCAAGAATTCCCGACACTGTTCATACAAGTGGAACAGATAATCCAAACCGTTCTTTTTCCCTCTCGCCACCTCCCCGGGCTCCGTCACAATAAACGGGTGCTCCCTCTGCCTCTCACTTATCCCACCCCCACCGTCGCCCTCCTCATCCTCCTCCTGCCCCTCCGTTTCATACTCCTCCTCCATCGACCCCCCACCCGTTCTCGCCGCCTTACCCAAACTCTTCCTCCGCCTCTGCTTTCCCTTACCCGCCGCCGCCACCACTTCCCACGCCCCTCCTCCGCCGCTCCCCACCGCTTCCTTCTCATGCTGCTGCACCCCCTCCTCTGATAACCCTACTTCAGTTCCCAATCagcaaataaaataacataaaccACAACATCATATCATTCATAAATTACTCCGAtccatacataaacatgcccgAACCCgggaaatttattttttttgaagagaatAAATGGAGCTTGCTTAATTCAATACGTTGACAACCTTATACGAAAACCATTATTTGTGGAGTTTAAGGTTACAGATATCTTAAGAGCACACAACATTATCCGGTCTAAAGATTAAAGTATAAGTTGTTGCTCAATGAAACAGTACAATTcttagatataaatatagtcCGTTTGTCCGTAAGGACAGtccaagtggtaagagagttacatcTGCATCTGCAACCGAGGGGttgtgggttcgaacctcaaacccttgggtttgagccggtcaactagGGTAACCtgagctggtttacctccttgtggtcctttatcAGCTAGGGTCATAGGGCAAGGGTCACAATCGGGGTGGagtttacctcgttaatccaatatatatatatatatatatatatatatatatatatatatatataatccgtTGCATGAAATTTATGGACGTGAAAGTTTAgcgattagattagattagggTAGAGATTGTAAAGACCTTCTTGAGATAGAGCATCGAGGGCGTTGGTGCCGTCGCCGGAGAGGAGGTGGCGGCGGCGCAGCTCCTCTTCCTCGAGGCGCCTCCGCTCGGCCCGGACGGCGGCTTTGATGCCGTAGCGCTCGCCGACCAGGAGGTCCCAGCGGAAGATGTGGGAAAGGCTGGTCATCATGTCGTCAATCTC
It includes:
- the LOC116032370 gene encoding floricaula/leafy homolog 2 isoform X1 yields the protein MDPDAFSSSLFKWEPRAAMPPPSRLLEAAAAAAHPPPQLHAAAAQPSAASYSVRPRPELGLGLGGLEELFQAYGIRYYTAAKIAELGFTVNTLLDMKEDEIDDMMTSLSHIFRWDLLVGERYGIKAAVRAERRRLEEEELRRRHLLSGDGTNALDALSQEVGLSEEGVQQHEKEAVGSGGGGAWEVVAAAGKGKQRRRKSLGKAARTGGGSMEEEYETEGQEEDEEGDGGGGISERQREHPFIVTEPGEVARGKKNGLDYLFHLYEQCREFLIQVQNIAKERGEKCPTKVTNQVFRYAKKAGASYINKPKMRHYVHCYALHCLDEEASNALRRAFKERGENVGAWRQACYKPLVAIAALQAWDIDAIFNAHPRLSIWYVPTKLRQLCHAERSKASAPTSSSVSVSIPATACSHLPLF
- the LOC116032370 gene encoding floricaula/leafy homolog 2 isoform X2; translation: MDPDAFSSSLFKWEPRAAMPPPSRLLEAAAAAAHPPPQLHAAAAQPSAASYSVRPRPELGLGLGGLEELFQAYGIRYYTAAKIAELGFTVNTLLDMKEDEIDDMMTSLSHIFRWDLLVGERYGIKAAVRAERRRLEEEELRRRHLLSGDGTNALDALSQEGLSEEGVQQHEKEAVGSGGGGAWEVVAAAGKGKQRRRKSLGKAARTGGGSMEEEYETEGQEEDEEGDGGGGISERQREHPFIVTEPGEVARGKKNGLDYLFHLYEQCREFLIQVQNIAKERGEKCPTKVTNQVFRYAKKAGASYINKPKMRHYVHCYALHCLDEEASNALRRAFKERGENVGAWRQACYKPLVAIAALQAWDIDAIFNAHPRLSIWYVPTKLRQLCHAERSKASAPTSSSVSVSIPATACSHLPLF